The sequence below is a genomic window from Salinispira pacifica.
TGATGAGATAGGCAAAAACCAGGGAGCCCACAGGCAGCAGCTCTCTGCGGTTCCCGGCAATAAGGCTGACGGCGATCCCGTTCCAGCCTATTCCGCTGGAAAAGCCGAGAATGGCGGCATGACTTACTGCGGTAAGAGCGATGAACCCGGCCACACCATGAAAAAGAGCCGATAAAACCATTCCAAGAATTACAATCCGATGCACGTTTATGCCGCTGTGACCGGCGAAATCCCTGTTCGCTCCGGTTACTTTAAACTCGAATCCCAGCCTGCTTCGGCGAAACCAGAACACAACCGCCAGCCAAATGGCAATTGCGACGGGAATTCCCCATGAAGCCTGGGGAGGGCATCCAGGGCCGGCAGGCGGTAACTTTCCGCCAGAGCCGGCATACTCAACAGATTGCTTTGTTGATCCCTCAGTGGACCGATGATCAGGCCGTCAAGAAAGGGAATCAATGCTGAAGAGAGAAGGAAGCTGCTGATAAGAGGTTCTATGTTCAACCGTGTTTTCAGTACGCCGGATATCCAGCCAAGGGCGGCTGATACCAGCACGGCTGCAGCCAGTGCCAGAAGGAGCACAAGGGGGCTCAAGGCGGGGGAACCGGTTGCATACAGCAGTATGAGCGCCGCCGCAAGCCCCCCTGCATAGCTCTGCCCCTCTCCTCCAAGATTGAAGGATCCCGATGAAAAGGCAATGCTTACCCCTAATCCGCTGAGCAACAGAAGGGAAGAGAGGGACAGCAGGGAACTTCCGTAATACGAGTTGGTGAATGGAGCAAGAAAAAACGCATACATGGCCTGTCCAGGCTGATCGGTACCCAGAGTTATGAGAAGTACAATAATCAGTGTGGAGATGCCCAACGGAATGGTTGGGTTCAGTATTCCCCTGCCTCTATTCAGCTTCAACGCAGCCTCCGTCATCATGAATTCCCGGGGAGGATTGTTCTCCCGATCCCTGCATGCCGGGTTCATTGCCTTCAGGCATCTGCCCCAGAAAATACCGTTCCATCAGTTGAAGATCGGCGTACGCCTCAGGATCCGGAAATCGGATTTTTCCCTCATGAATAATGGCGACCCGGTCCCCAAGTGCAATGGCTTCGGTCAGCTCACTGCTGATCACCAGTGCTGCGGCGTTGGATTGTACGCAGCTTCTAATATCATCATAGAGTTTCTCTCTGCGCTGAGCATCCAGCCCCCAGCTGGGGTCTGCAAGGATAAATAAAGCCGGATGCCGGGAGAGGGGAGAAAACAGCTCCCGGTGAAGTATCATCCGCTGAACCATTCCTCCGGAGTATTCACCGCTTGGACGCAATAGGTCCAGGCCGGATGTATCAAATACTTTCAGAATCTCCCGTTTCAGATGTTTCCATGGAATGTTCTGCTCGCGGATCATATGTATTCCGATATTTTCAAATCCCCGCAAGCTCCGGGCCAGGCCGAAACGATTCCGCTGACTTGGAACAAAACGTATGCCTCGTTTTCGCATATCGCTCATGTTTTTCAGGGAGAGGGCTTTTCCCATATACCCCACAGATCCTTTGAGCCGTCCGAAACGTCCGCTGAGCAGGCGTTCAAGCTGCTCAAGACCTTCATCCCGGATTCCGGTGATTGAAAGAACCTCTCCGGGTTCCAGGGAAAACGATACATCCTGGAGAGGACAGAGGTCGGGAAAATCCGCATGCACGTTATGGAGACTGAAGAGGGGAGTTCCATCTCCCAGGGTTTGTCCATCTCTCTGGGGTTCTCCATTTCCCTGGGGTTCTCCGCAGTCCCGCAGGGCAGCGAAGGACCGATGATCTGATGCCGGGATCTCCCGGGGGACCTGATGTGAATTTCCTCCGCCGAACATCGCCCGGTGAATGACATCTTTCTGATCAGCTGCAGTGTTGGTTGAACCTGCAGCGATCCTGCCGTTGCGAATAACCGTGTATCGGTCGGAAAACGGCAGTGCTTCATCCAGACGATGGGTAATTACCGTTACGTGGAGACCGCTGCGGGTTTTCCGGGTGATGTTTTCATAGAGAATGCCGGCTTCCTGTTCAGATAATACCGCTGTAGGTTCATCCAGAATTACCATCCGGGCGTCTGTGCGGTTCAAAAGCAGAATTGCTGCATACAGATGCTGCAGGTTGCTGCTTGTGAGCGCAACCTGTTCGTCCAGGGATTCGGGGTTGAAAAATTCTCCCAGAGCCTCTTCAAGAATTGAACTGAGTTTGCGTTTCCGTGACCCCGGAGTGCTCCAGTGGGGCAGCCTCCCGGAGCCTTGGGTGAAGATCAGCCACAGGTATTCCTGAAATGTGGTCTCGGGAATTGATATAAGATGCTGGCTGAGAAGCCGGGTAGAGGGACTGCCGGAAATTCTGCCCGACCCCGGCTTTCTGTTTCCGGCAATGCATGAGGCCAGAGTGCTTTTTCCGGCTCCGTTTTCCCCGATGAGCAAATGAAGTTCACCGGGGAACAGATCCAGATTAATATTTGAAAGTACCCGCTTTGCTCCGGGAAAATAGGAGAAGCTGAGATTGCTAATACTGAGCAGCGGGGTGCGGTCTTCCAAGGGAAGGTACCCGTTACCGGATCTGAATGCTGCCGTCGGCGATGCCGTCAATCAGTTCATCCATCCGGCGGCGTATATCTTCGGGGACAAATTCACGGTATTCGTCGTAATCCCGGGCGTAATCCACCGCAGCTTCACTGATGCCCACATACCGTGTTTCTCCGTATTTCAGTTCTCGGCGAATGGCTCTGCCTACCATTTCACGGGTGAGCTCATCAATGTTTACCATGCTGGAGCCAAGCACAGTACCCGGTGCATATTCGTATCCCGGAGAATCATACCAGAGAACATAGGTGCCGGCAGCCTCAGCTGCGGAAACAACACCCTGATTTCCGCTTCCGGCAATTGTGAGGATCACGTCTACGCCGCCGCGTATCATGGAATCCGCCAGTTCCCTGGCCTTTTCTGCATCATACCAGTTTCCCAGAACACGGATATCAACTTCCAGTTCCGGTGAGGCTGCGTCTCTGGCACCCTGAATATATCCGGGCTGAATTTCATTATTCATTACTGGATATTCCTGCCCTGCGAGCAGGCCCACCTTGAGTTGGCTATTTGCGCCTTCCAGGGAATCATGGGCGGACACCAGGCCTGCAAAATATCCTGAAAGATATGCCTGTTCATACTGATTCAGCATGACCGCTGCGGTGTATTCCTGACCGCTGTTTTCTGCATCCATTACCAGATATTTCTGTTCTGGAAAAAGCGGTTCAATGTTGCTGATCAGGTCGGGAATGGAAGGATTGGAGCTGACGATAAGGTCATAGGAACCTGTTGCAGTGAGGTTCCGCAGTTTTTCACCCCATTCAGCCTGGTTGTATCCTGCTTCAAAAACCTTCACCGAAACGGCTTCAGCATTATCCATGGAATCATTGGCCTCATCGGCGGCCTGCTGAACGCCCCGGGCAAGCAGTTCATATGTGGGGCTTCCCTGAATTTGTCCGGGTATGAACACTGCAATTGTGAAGTTTTCTGAAGCAGCTTCTCCGTTTCCCCCTGCCCATAATCCGGCAGCGGTGAATAACATCATAGCGGCGGCCAGAACAATCATTCTGATGGGGTTTATATTCTTTCTCTGAGCGGATTTGCCAATACTCGTCATAGGGTTCTCCTTCTGTACTGAGGCTAAGATATAATCAAAAACGGGTTATGAAAAGGGGGGAAACAATATATAGTGGAGACCAGCGGAGGCTCACATGGAAGGAATATTTGCCCTGGATTTCGGTACATCGTCTCTGAAAGCCGGGCTCATCGGCCCCGGAGGAAACTTGCTGTGGAGCAGCTCCCGGGTCTTTCCCCAGGTACCGGATTATTCAAACTGGCACAGCAACCAGTGGCTGTTTACCCTGGAGCAGGTTTTTTCCGAGTTCAACCGGGACAGGGAGCGCTTGAACCTTGACCATCCCGAAGGGGTGGTGGTCAGCGGAAACGGTCCGACCATGGTGCTGCTGGGGAAGAATTATTCCAGACAGCGCAGGGGGAACTGGCCGGTTCTATTGTGGATGACATCTCCGGATGAGGCCAGGGAAGGGGAGCCAAGTTTTTACCTTCCCAAGCTCAATCATGTTTCTTCATCCGATCCCGCACTTTTTCAGGAAACGACCAGAGTGATGTCCGGCCCGGAATACATTTCCTGGGTGATCAGCGGTTCTGAGCACACCATCAGTCCCCACGGGGAATTTCAGCCGTATATCTGGACCGGAGAAGGTGTTCGAAATTACGGGTTTCCCCCGGAGCTGT
It includes:
- a CDS encoding ABC transporter permease; the encoded protein is MFWFRRSRLGFEFKVTGANRDFAGHSGINVHRIVILGMVLSALFHGVAGFIALTAVSHAAILGFSSGIGWNGIAVSLIAGNRRELLPVGSLVFAYLITASNAAMVYTDFSFELSALIQALVFLTVTGNFLIRRNVSSKTFSSAAPENGLTRSHTAEKKIVPPGEES
- a CDS encoding ABC transporter permease subunit, encoding MKLNRGRGILNPTIPLGISTLIIVLLITLGTDQPGQAMYAFFLAPFTNSYYGSSLLSLSSLLLLSGLGVSIAFSSGSFNLGGEGQSYAGGLAAALILLYATGSPALSPLVLLLALAAAVLVSAALGWISGVLKTRLNIEPLISSFLLSSALIPFLDGLIIGPLRDQQSNLLSMPALAESYRLPALDALPRLHGEFPSQLPFGWRLCSGFAEAGWDSSLK
- a CDS encoding ATP-binding cassette domain-containing protein codes for the protein MEDRTPLLSISNLSFSYFPGAKRVLSNINLDLFPGELHLLIGENGAGKSTLASCIAGNRKPGSGRISGSPSTRLLSQHLISIPETTFQEYLWLIFTQGSGRLPHWSTPGSRKRKLSSILEEALGEFFNPESLDEQVALTSSNLQHLYAAILLLNRTDARMVILDEPTAVLSEQEAGILYENITRKTRSGLHVTVITHRLDEALPFSDRYTVIRNGRIAAGSTNTAADQKDVIHRAMFGGGNSHQVPREIPASDHRSFAALRDCGEPQGNGEPQRDGQTLGDGTPLFSLHNVHADFPDLCPLQDVSFSLEPGEVLSITGIRDEGLEQLERLLSGRFGRLKGSVGYMGKALSLKNMSDMRKRGIRFVPSQRNRFGLARSLRGFENIGIHMIREQNIPWKHLKREILKVFDTSGLDLLRPSGEYSGGMVQRMILHRELFSPLSRHPALFILADPSWGLDAQRREKLYDDIRSCVQSNAAALVISSELTEAIALGDRVAIIHEGKIRFPDPEAYADLQLMERYFLGQMPEGNEPGMQGSGEQSSPGIHDDGGCVEAE
- a CDS encoding BMP family ABC transporter substrate-binding protein; the protein is MTSIGKSAQRKNINPIRMIVLAAAMMLFTAAGLWAGGNGEAASENFTIAVFIPGQIQGSPTYELLARGVQQAADEANDSMDNAEAVSVKVFEAGYNQAEWGEKLRNLTATGSYDLIVSSNPSIPDLISNIEPLFPEQKYLVMDAENSGQEYTAAVMLNQYEQAYLSGYFAGLVSAHDSLEGANSQLKVGLLAGQEYPVMNNEIQPGYIQGARDAASPELEVDIRVLGNWYDAEKARELADSMIRGGVDVILTIAGSGNQGVVSAAEAAGTYVLWYDSPGYEYAPGTVLGSSMVNIDELTREMVGRAIRRELKYGETRYVGISEAAVDYARDYDEYREFVPEDIRRRMDELIDGIADGSIQIR